A genomic stretch from uncultured Cohaesibacter sp. includes:
- a CDS encoding DUF2087 domain-containing protein, which translates to MSKHPLPFQVEDICALAKSLKKAAGQADLPPGHVEWLNILSRAAGYMNFQHFKASHAAEQRLATPAKETGAIDHSLIEQTLRHVGPHETLLRWPSRNAQRTLCLWWLWSLFPARVSLAESEVNELLKSLNSFDDHAILRRALVDMQYVTRTANGAEYRRKEMQPSATARAFIELMKARQQQTGSLS; encoded by the coding sequence TGCAAAGTCTCTCAAAAAGGCCGCCGGGCAAGCAGACCTACCACCCGGTCATGTCGAATGGCTCAACATCCTTTCGCGGGCTGCCGGATATATGAATTTTCAGCATTTCAAAGCCAGTCATGCGGCAGAACAACGCTTGGCAACGCCAGCCAAAGAAACTGGGGCGATTGACCACAGCCTCATCGAGCAAACCCTGCGTCACGTCGGCCCTCACGAAACGCTTCTCCGCTGGCCAAGCCGAAACGCGCAACGAACATTATGCCTCTGGTGGCTCTGGTCTCTGTTTCCCGCCCGGGTTTCGCTTGCAGAGTCTGAAGTCAACGAGTTGTTAAAAAGCCTGAACAGCTTTGATGATCATGCGATCCTGCGCCGAGCGCTGGTTGACATGCAATATGTCACGCGCACGGCGAACGGTGCCGAGTATCGGCGCAAGGAAATGCAGCCGTCAGCAACGGCCAGAGCCTTCATCGAGCTGATGAAAGCGCGCCAGCAGCAGACAGGCTCGTTATCCTGA
- a CDS encoding alpha/beta hydrolase: MPALLQDIMANRQTISTRKGPIEITIDGDAKAPACLLIHGGMGGIDQSALLGTAAIAPALSFRKIALSRPGYLGTPLSSGQSPEKQADLFAHLLDELQIEKTAVIAISAGGPSAIAFAARHQDRCAALILISCCTTLLPIKRAVRMRLALMNLMARAPKMVDWMRKRAEQDPIKTARRSISDPEALERLVADAEAWPLLQTLQSSLFDRMPLRLPGTMNDTKQFSKERNVPFGRIQCPTLIIHGDKDPIVPMGHALIAQQAIKNAELHTMTNAEHAALFTHLNEIRSLVGPFLKAHSPETTKT, encoded by the coding sequence ATGCCTGCTTTACTGCAAGACATCATGGCCAACCGCCAAACCATTTCCACCCGAAAGGGCCCCATTGAAATCACCATCGATGGAGATGCCAAAGCCCCCGCCTGCTTACTTATTCACGGCGGCATGGGCGGAATTGACCAAAGCGCCCTACTCGGAACAGCAGCAATTGCGCCTGCCCTTTCATTTAGAAAAATCGCACTATCCAGACCGGGATATCTCGGCACACCTCTATCAAGCGGCCAGTCTCCGGAAAAGCAGGCAGACCTCTTTGCGCACCTGCTGGACGAATTGCAGATTGAGAAAACCGCGGTCATAGCCATTTCAGCAGGAGGCCCATCCGCAATCGCGTTCGCCGCCCGCCATCAAGACAGATGCGCCGCGCTCATTCTGATTTCATGCTGCACAACGCTCTTGCCAATCAAACGCGCCGTTCGCATGCGCCTTGCTTTGATGAACCTCATGGCACGCGCTCCCAAGATGGTAGACTGGATGAGAAAACGCGCAGAACAAGACCCGATAAAAACGGCGCGCCGTTCCATCTCGGATCCAGAAGCTCTCGAACGCCTTGTAGCTGACGCGGAAGCATGGCCCCTACTGCAGACCTTGCAAAGCAGCCTGTTTGACAGAATGCCTCTCAGGCTTCCCGGCACCATGAATGACACAAAACAGTTTAGCAAAGAAAGAAACGTACCCTTTGGCCGTATCCAGTGTCCCACCCTGATTATTCATGGAGACAAAGATCCTATCGTGCCAATGGGCCATGCCTTGATCGCGCAACAGGCAATCAAGAATGCTGAACTTCACACCATGACGAACGCAGAGCATGCGGCACTATTTACGCATCTCAACGAGATACGCAGCTTGGTCGGGCCTTTTCTCAAGGCACATTCCCCCGAAACAACCAAGACGTAA
- the eno gene encoding phosphopyruvate hydratase yields the protein MTAIIDIVGREILDSRGNPTVEVDVVLEDGSMGRAAVPSGASTGVHEAHELRDGEERYGGKGVSKAVEAVNDEIFDALVGLDAENQIQLDQVMIELDGTENKGRIGANAILGTSMAVAKAAAAAAGLPLYRYVGGMNACTLPVPMMNIINGGEHADNPIDVQEFMIMPVGADSIKEAVRMGAEVFHALKKNLSKAGHNTAVGDEGGFAPNLESTKAALDFIMQSIKDAGFKPGEDVYLALDCASSEFYEDGKYNLKGEGKVLDSAGMADYLADLVDSYPIISIEDGMDEDDWEGWKLLTAKIGDKCQLVGDDLFVTNTARLKDGIKMGVGNSILVKVNQIGSLTETMEAVEMAHKASYTAVMSHRSGETEDATIADLAVATNCGQIKTGSLSRSDRLAKYNQLIRIEEELGPMAKFAGRSILKS from the coding sequence ATGACCGCAATTATTGACATCGTGGGTCGCGAGATCCTTGACAGCCGCGGTAACCCTACCGTCGAAGTGGACGTTGTTCTCGAAGATGGCTCCATGGGCCGCGCTGCCGTCCCATCAGGTGCGTCTACCGGCGTTCACGAAGCGCACGAACTGCGCGATGGCGAAGAACGTTACGGCGGCAAGGGTGTCTCCAAAGCTGTCGAAGCCGTCAATGACGAAATCTTTGACGCTCTGGTAGGTCTGGACGCTGAAAACCAGATCCAGCTCGACCAGGTCATGATCGAGCTCGACGGCACCGAAAACAAAGGCCGCATTGGCGCAAACGCTATTCTGGGCACTTCCATGGCTGTTGCCAAGGCTGCTGCTGCTGCTGCTGGCCTGCCGCTCTACCGCTATGTTGGCGGCATGAACGCTTGCACCCTGCCAGTTCCGATGATGAACATCATCAACGGTGGTGAGCATGCTGACAACCCAATCGATGTTCAGGAATTCATGATCATGCCGGTTGGCGCTGACAGCATCAAAGAAGCTGTTCGCATGGGCGCAGAAGTTTTCCACGCTCTGAAAAAGAACCTCTCCAAAGCTGGCCACAACACAGCTGTTGGTGACGAAGGCGGTTTCGCACCGAACCTTGAATCCACCAAAGCTGCTCTGGACTTCATCATGCAGTCCATCAAAGACGCTGGCTTCAAACCGGGCGAAGATGTTTATCTGGCTCTGGACTGTGCTTCTTCCGAATTCTATGAAGATGGCAAATACAACCTCAAAGGCGAAGGCAAGGTTCTCGATTCAGCTGGCATGGCTGACTATCTTGCTGACCTGGTTGACAGCTATCCGATCATCTCCATCGAAGATGGCATGGACGAAGACGATTGGGAAGGCTGGAAACTGCTGACCGCCAAGATCGGCGACAAATGCCAGCTGGTTGGCGACGACCTGTTCGTAACCAACACCGCTCGCCTCAAAGATGGTATCAAAATGGGCGTTGGCAACTCCATCCTCGTTAAGGTGAACCAGATCGGTTCTCTGACCGAGACCATGGAAGCTGTCGAAATGGCACATAAAGCATCCTACACCGCTGTTATGTCTCACCGTTCCGGCGAAACCGAAGATGCAACCATTGCTGACCTTGCTGTTGCTACCAACTGTGGTCAGATCAAAACCGGTTCTCTTTCCCGTTCCGACCGTCTGGCAAAATACAACCAGCTGATCCGTATCGAAGAAGAGCTTGGCCCGATGGCTAAGTTTGCTGGTCGTTCTATTTTGAAAAGCTAA
- a CDS encoding DUF6693 family protein: protein MSGFKCEFQLLEALGLILLWIFLSIITFGFGAVIAPYYLAKAPLNQTFLVDQHGGKLARVHVDFNLGQIIGHAVVWFILSIFTFGIAYIFYWFAVVRKLINSSVFLPVNTSSVPAE, encoded by the coding sequence ATGAGTGGTTTCAAATGTGAGTTTCAATTGTTGGAGGCTCTGGGACTGATCCTTCTCTGGATTTTTCTCAGTATTATTACGTTTGGGTTTGGGGCCGTTATTGCTCCTTACTATCTGGCAAAAGCACCGCTGAACCAGACATTTCTCGTTGACCAACATGGTGGCAAACTGGCGCGCGTGCATGTGGACTTCAATCTCGGGCAGATTATCGGTCACGCAGTGGTCTGGTTCATTCTGAGCATCTTCACCTTTGGCATTGCCTATATCTTCTATTGGTTCGCCGTAGTCCGCAAGTTGATCAATTCCTCGGTCTTCCTGCCGGTCAATACCAGTTCTGTGCCTGCAGAATAG